ATCCTTTGCGATCATCCGCGCCCGATCGGTGATATCGGCGGATCGCCGCAAGACCTTCAGGCTCCACGGTCTGGCAATCGTGTTGAGCGGAAGCTCATCGCTCATCCTGCTGGTCCCGCCCATCGTGCTGGCAACGGGCTGGTTCCTGGCACTCCGGCCATTGGGCGACCCGAGCCGCTTTGCGGCCATCCTAATCGTCGTCATCAACGCGCTGATGGCGCTGCCCTTCGTCATCCGTGTCATCGAGCCAGCCTATGCGGTCCATGTCCGTCGCACCGAACGGCTGGCGGCAAGCCTCGGCCTTCACGGCATTTCCCGCCTTCGCCTCATCGATTGGCCCGGCTTGCGCAAGCCGCTCTTTACGGCACTTTCCTTCGCCATGGCGCTGTCGCTGGGCGATCTGGGCGCTGTGGCCCTCTTCGGTTCGGACAGCTTGATGACCCTGCCGTGGCTGGTCTATAGCAAGCTCGGCAGCTACCGCACCAATGATGCCGATGGATATGCCTTGATCCTTGGCCTGGTATGTCTTCTCCTGACCATTGCCGGCACAGCCGGCCAGGGCGCACGGGATGACGAAAGCAAGCGACATGACTGACGGCCACGACATGAAGGAACAGGGCATTGCCATGGCCGGTGTCGAACTGCGCCTCGGCACCCATGATTTCCGCTTCGACTGTGATTTGCCACAGGGCAAGATCATCGCCGTCGCCGGTCCGTCGGGATCAGGAAAATCGACCTTCCTCAATTTGCTAGCCGGCTTCGAACCGCCGGATCGGGGTCGCATTCTGCTTGCCGGACAGGACGTAATCCGCCTGCACCCCGCCGAACGGCCCGTGTCGCTCGTCTTCCAGGACAACAACCTCTTTGCTCATCTCGACCTCTTCACCAATGTCGGTCTCGGCATCAGCCCATCGCTGAGGCTCTCGGCGCGGGACCGGCAAAGGGTCTCGAAAGCCCTGGCGCGCGTCGGACTGCCTGACTTCGAGACGCGCAAACCGGGTACGCTTTCCGGCGGCGAACGCCAGCGCGCCGCCTTCGCGAGGGCGCTCGTGCGCGACAAGCCGATCCTTTTGCTCGACGAACCCTTCGCCGCCCTCGATCCCGGCCTGCGCTCCGGCATGGTCGAACTCCTGAAAACTCTACATCGCGAAACCGGCAATACGGTGCTGATCGTCTCGCATGATCCGGCCGAAGTGCGGCGCCTTGCCGACCACGCCGTCTTCATCGATGGCGGCACCATCAAGCTCGCCGCTCCCATCGGGGCCTTCCTGGAGACGGACAGCATTCCGGCTCTGACCACATTTCTGCAACATTGATTGCGTCGCAGCGTCTTGCCGCCGGTTTTGCCTTAATTTCGTCGCGGCAAGCGGCTGAAAGTCCTGGGGAATGCTTGCTAAAATACAACGCCGCCACATTTAAACGGAGTCTCGCTATGCAACCGGTGCCAAAATCGGCTACAGCAAGGGGTGGAGACCGTCCGGGTAAATGCGGATCGATGGGGGCGGAAGTAACCTTTGTCGGCGCACGACGATGATCGGCCCGGTAACGATCA
The Rhizobium sp. 11515TR DNA segment above includes these coding regions:
- a CDS encoding thiamine ABC transporter ATP-binding protein, whose amino-acid sequence is MTDGHDMKEQGIAMAGVELRLGTHDFRFDCDLPQGKIIAVAGPSGSGKSTFLNLLAGFEPPDRGRILLAGQDVIRLHPAERPVSLVFQDNNLFAHLDLFTNVGLGISPSLRLSARDRQRVSKALARVGLPDFETRKPGTLSGGERQRAAFARALVRDKPILLLDEPFAALDPGLRSGMVELLKTLHRETGNTVLIVSHDPAEVRRLADHAVFIDGGTIKLAAPIGAFLETDSIPALTTFLQH